The Bartonella krasnovii sequence GATTCATTCCAAGTGTTTTAATTTGTTCGAGAAAGTGTGCTGATTGTTCAGGATTATTTCTTAAGACAAATTCAGATATTTCAATCATCAAGCGCCCTTTGTGGAGTGGATGGCGAAGCAGAGCAGCACGCAATTGACTGATAAAGCGAGGATGAATCATCTCTGCACTTGGTAAATTAATTGAAATAAAGAAAGATTGTTGGGAAAATTTTTCTTCTACATTTATAAGATCGATAATAGCATTATCGATGATAAATTGTGACAAATCCATAACGATTTGTTCGTTTTCTACGATCTTTATGAAATCAGAGACATTTAATTTTCCATAAGTTGGATGATGCCATTCCACAATTGTTTCAAAACCAATAATATGTCCGTCTGATAAATTAAGAATAGGATGGTAGAGAATTTTCATCTCATGACGTTTTATGGCATAATGAATATCTTTTTCCAGAATATTCTGCTCGAGACCCAAAGTGCGAAAATTAGGGCGAAAAGGTTCAATATGATTTCCCCCCATTTGTTTTGCACGAATCATTGCTAGCTCACTATCATTAAAAATATCTTTAGCCGTTGATCGGCTTTCACTCCATGTAACCAATCCGATAGACGTTGAAAGGATTATTTTGTTTTCTGAAAGTGAAATAGGTGATGAAATTGTTTTGTGCAAATTATCTGCAAACGCTGCAATCCTTTGTGGTTCAGTCTCACTGAGTAAAATAATTGCAAAACGGTCTGCTGAAAGGCGCGATAAGGTATCTTGAAAGTTAATAAGACGATTTAAACGACGGGCGATGATAAGAAGTACAGTATCTCCAACGGCTATGCCTAATTTACGATTAATTTGGCGAAAATTATCAAAATCAATCATAAAGACGGTCGGTCTAATTTTAATATTTGCTTTCGCCAAAGAGGTATAATTTTGTAGCCTGTCAAAGAAAATTTGTTGGTTAGGAAGGCCAGTTAAGCTGTCGTGTATCGCATCATGCAATAAGCGTTCTTCAGATTTTTTATGGTTTGTAATATTGACAATGGTTCCAATGACACGTGTGATTTTCCCGTCTTTTTGCATTGCTGGACGTGCGCGAAGAGAAAACCAATGATAATAACCACCACCAGAAGAAAGCCGAAAAATTTGATCAATTCGCCCTTTTTTATTTTTAAGAATAATATCCAATACGGCTTGGAAGCGTTCACGATCATCATAATGCAAAGCTGAAATCCAGTTGCGCATCGTTCCATTAAGGTTGTGAATTTCAGTACCAAAAAGGGTTTTCATATTTGGATGAACAACAATACGATCACGCTCAATATTCCAATCCCAAATAATATTTCCAGCTCCTTTTGCTGCGAGAACTTGTTGTTCAAGGTCGGAAAATATTCCTTCATGGAAAGCGTCATTAGAAAAAGTTTGTTGTAGAACAGTAAAGCTAATGAGAAGAACAATGAGCACTAATCCTCCTGCTAATGCTGGCTGGATAATATCATTGTTTAAATGTCCTGCTATGCAGGCATAGGCTCCCACACACCAAAAGCTAATAAGCAACCATGTTGGGATAAGCATAATGGCGCGGTCATAACTTCGGATTGAAAAATAAATGATTAACAGTATACCCAGCACAGTGGTAAGGCCAAATGATAGACGGGCAATTCCTGCTGCTCTGACTGGATCATAAATAGCAAAGGCTCCTAAACTGCAAAAGGCAATAATCCAGGCGATAGCACCATAACTAAAATGATAATGCCAGCGATTAAGATTGAGATAGGTAAAAAGAAAAATGAAGAGTGTTGCAGCAAGTGCTACTTCTGTACCTGCACGCCAGATTGGTTGTGTTGTGAGTGTAACTGCAAAGAATTTATTTAAAAAGTTAAAGTCAATACCAATATAAAAAAGCACTGCCCAAGCGACAGCAGCTGTTGCAGGAAACAGCCCTGTCCCACGGACAACAAAGAGAACGGTTAACAAAAGCGCTAAGAGACCTGATATCCCAAGAAGAATACCGTGATAAAGTGTATAAGAATTAATGGCGTCCTTATAAGCTTCAGGTTGCCATAAATAGATTTGCGGTAGATTTTCAGAGTTAAGTTCGGCTACAAATGTAACAACAGCACCCGGATTGAGAGTAATATGAAAGATATCAGAGTTCATACTCGGCTGACGATCGAGGGAAAAACCTTCACTTGGTGTTATAGATTGAATCCGTTCTGATCCAAGGTCTGGCCAAAAAAATCCAGAGTGCGCCATGCGGTAATGAGGTGCAACGATGAGACGATCGACTTGTTCATCTGTTGGATTTGCAAGAGAAAAAACTGCCCAGTTTCCGGAAAACTTTTCACTTTTTGCCTGCACTTCAATACGCCATACAATGCCATCTGGTCCTGGTGCTGTGCTTGTTTGAAAAATAGAATTGTTTGTATGATGAATCTCAATTGCTTTTGAGAGATCAAGAGCAGCATCCTGAGAAGAAATTTTAACAGGTTCAATAGCATGCGCTGATGTAAGATGGACAAAAGAACTAACGACGATAATGAAAATGATGTCAATTATTTTACGCAAACTCTTCACAATGTCCCACTCTCAATATTTCAGGATGTTTAATTTTCATTTAGATTTTTGAGAAAAAACGTCCACCTTTTATCATTTATTTATAGAATAAATTGTGATCACTTCCTCTTAAAGTTATATGATTTTATATATAAATAGACCATGTATCCATTTGCTTCCATGAAATTTGAAGCGAATGGGATTTTATATTTTAGAAGTGTAAAATTATACCATGATTTTCTAAATTTTATGGATATAAACTTTACTTATTAGAATCTCTATCACATGAAGGAGGAATTGGATAGTTTTGTACGCCTCTTTGCCCAATATTTCCAAAACTTATTTAATGAAAAGAGTTTTAATGCTAAATCTTTATGATTGAATACATTCATACTCATTGTGATGCTTCTTTTTTAAAAAACAGTTTTTTACTTTAGCTTATATGAAAGAGCTGATGTTAAGTCATCAAAATTCATAAGGGGGCCTACAGGTCCGACAGCAGTAAGCGTTGGCGTGCAATTTGTAAAAAGGCGATGTGCTAAATCAGTTAATCTTGTAGGTGTGATGAGATTGAGGCGTTCAATTGTTTCCGATATTGGAATGGGACGACCGTAAAGAAGTATTTGGCGAGCAATAAGATGTGCTTGACTAGAAGGATTTTCCTGTGACATTATGAGATTAGCACGATATTGCGTTTGTGCTCGTTGGAGTTCGTTAGTGTGAATGTTTTTGCTTGCTTTGGAAAGTTCATCAAGAATCACAGGCAGAAGTTTTTTGAGCCCTTCTTGTCCAGTCGCTGCATGAACACCAAAAAGTCCGGTATCTGAAAATCCCCAATGAAAAGCATAAATAGAATAGCATAATCCACGTTTTTCTCTTACTTCTTGAAAAAGACGTGAGGACATGCCTCCACCAAGAATGATTGAAAGAATTTGGGTTGCATAAAAATCACGCGCGTGATAGGCACGCCCTTCAAATCCTAGAATAACTTGCGTATCCATTAAATCGCGATATTCACGAAAGTCGCCACCAACATAATTTGCAAGATTAGGAAGAGAGGCGGTTGAATAGGGGCGAAAAGTGCCAAGACGGCTTTCAACTTCTTTTAAAAAGCTTTCATGTTTTACAGCGCCTGCCGCAACGACAACCATACGGTCTGCACTATATTGTTTATTGATGAAATCATGAAGATCAGCAGATGTAAATGATTGAATAGTTTTAGCTGTTCCTAAAATAGAACGACCAAGGGATTGATGACGAAAGGCTGTTTCTGTAAAGTGATCAAAAACAATATCATCAGGTGTGTCATGGGCGGCACCAATTTCCTGAAAAATGACTTGTTTTTCTCGTTCTAGTTCGTCTTCGTCAAATTTTGAATGCATCAAAATATCGGCTAAAATGTCGATAGCAAGTGGGATATCGCTTTTAAGGACACGTGCAAAGTAAGCTGTTGTTTCAATACTTGTTGTGGCATTGATTTCACCACCAACATCTTCAATATCAGTTGCAATTTGAAAAGCGGTACGGTTTTCGGTTCCTTTAAAAGCCATATGTTCAAGCAGGTGGGCGATACCATGCTGTGCGAAGGTTTCA is a genomic window containing:
- a CDS encoding EAL domain-containing protein, whose translation is MKSLRKIIDIIFIIVVSSFVHLTSAHAIEPVKISSQDAALDLSKAIEIHHTNNSIFQTSTAPGPDGIVWRIEVQAKSEKFSGNWAVFSLANPTDEQVDRLIVAPHYRMAHSGFFWPDLGSERIQSITPSEGFSLDRQPSMNSDIFHITLNPGAVVTFVAELNSENLPQIYLWQPEAYKDAINSYTLYHGILLGISGLLALLLTVLFVVRGTGLFPATAAVAWAVLFYIGIDFNFLNKFFAVTLTTQPIWRAGTEVALAATLFIFLFTYLNLNRWHYHFSYGAIAWIIAFCSLGAFAIYDPVRAAGIARLSFGLTTVLGILLIIYFSIRSYDRAIMLIPTWLLISFWCVGAYACIAGHLNNDIIQPALAGGLVLIVLLISFTVLQQTFSNDAFHEGIFSDLEQQVLAAKGAGNIIWDWNIERDRIVVHPNMKTLFGTEIHNLNGTMRNWISALHYDDRERFQAVLDIILKNKKGRIDQIFRLSSGGGYYHWFSLRARPAMQKDGKITRVIGTIVNITNHKKSEERLLHDAIHDSLTGLPNQQIFFDRLQNYTSLAKANIKIRPTVFMIDFDNFRQINRKLGIAVGDTVLLIIARRLNRLINFQDTLSRLSADRFAIILLSETEPQRIAAFADNLHKTISSPISLSENKIILSTSIGLVTWSESRSTAKDIFNDSELAMIRAKQMGGNHIEPFRPNFRTLGLEQNILEKDIHYAIKRHEMKILYHPILNLSDGHIIGFETIVEWHHPTYGKLNVSDFIKIVENEQIVMDLSQFIIDNAIIDLINVEEKFSQQSFFISINLPSAEMIHPRFISQLRAALLRHPLHKGRLMIEISEFVLRNNPEQSAHFLEQIKTLGMNLALDNFGTGYSSLTYLVRYPFDMVKLDRSLISIDSLKKKIVLKSIINMATDLNLQIIAEGVENEKEAIFLRQEGCKYVQSTLVTKPIAIEELITLVQNHFPYKPTY
- a CDS encoding M16 family metallopeptidase, with translation MDVEVCRLSNGLTIATHTMQQIDSVALGIWVKVGSRNETFAQHGIAHLLEHMAFKGTENRTAFQIATDIEDVGGEINATTSIETTAYFARVLKSDIPLAIDILADILMHSKFDEDELEREKQVIFQEIGAAHDTPDDIVFDHFTETAFRHQSLGRSILGTAKTIQSFTSADLHDFINKQYSADRMVVVAAGAVKHESFLKEVESRLGTFRPYSTASLPNLANYVGGDFREYRDLMDTQVILGFEGRAYHARDFYATQILSIILGGGMSSRLFQEVREKRGLCYSIYAFHWGFSDTGLFGVHAATGQEGLKKLLPVILDELSKASKNIHTNELQRAQTQYRANLIMSQENPSSQAHLIARQILLYGRPIPISETIERLNLITPTRLTDLAHRLFTNCTPTLTAVGPVGPLMNFDDLTSALSYKLK